A region from the Podarcis raffonei isolate rPodRaf1 chromosome 11, rPodRaf1.pri, whole genome shotgun sequence genome encodes:
- the ISCA1 gene encoding iron-sulfur cluster assembly 1 homolog, mitochondrial, which translates to MASSMVRATVRAVSKRKIQATRAALTLTPSAVQKIKQLLKDKPDHVGVKVGVRTRGCNGLSYTLEYTKSKGDSDEEVVQDGVRVFIEKKAQLTLLGTEMDYIEDKLSSEFVFNNPNIKGTCGCGESFNI; encoded by the exons ATGGCCTCTTCCATGGTCAGAGCCACCGTTCGGGCCGTGAGCAAGAGGAAGATTCAGGCCACTAGAGCCGCCCTCACACTG ACCCCATCTGCTGTGCAGAAGATAAAACAACTGCTTAAAGACAAACCTGACCAT GTAGGCGTTAAAGTTGGTGTCCGTACAAGAGGCTGTAATGGACTTTCTTATACACTAGAATACACAAAATCAAAGGGGGACTCTGATGAGGAAGTAGTACAGGATG GTGTTAGAGTGTTTATTGAAAAGAAAGCGCAACTCACGCTTCTAGGAACTGAAATGGACTATATAGAAGACAAACTGTCTAGTGAATTTGTTTtcaataacccaaacatcaaaGGAACGTGTGGTTGTGGAGAAAGCTTTAACATTTAA